The Branchiostoma floridae strain S238N-H82 chromosome 18, Bfl_VNyyK, whole genome shotgun sequence DNA window GAATGGAGATCTCATAAAGaatgatgaagacttttgaacTGAAGGGTACCTGTGTCTGTGTAGAGTTGGTCTGAGTTGGTTGTATTATCAGAGCTCACGCTCACGTTGTCTTGCCCATCATCGTACGTGCCCGAATCTTGCTCGGTGTCCCTCTGAACCACGTCCGAAGACTTCACATCCACCATCCGGTCCGGGACCGTAGGCTCGGGATGAACTTCAAGTTGGGTGGCGTTGACATCTGCCATTGTGGTCACTTGCACTGTTGTGTCTTTTTCGACGGGCTCTGGATAAGGTGGATCGCTGTCTTTTTCGACGGGCTGTGGAGAAGGTGGATCGCTGTCTCGTCTGATCGATATCTCTTCAGGGTCCACTGGCTTCGCCTTTGCTGCTCTTCCTAAGGTGCTAATCGCACTGAGCTTGGTGAACTGTGCAGTAGAAAACAAAGGAGTACATGGTTAGTAAGTTTATTGTACCAACAGATAAGGTACGAACAAACAAGTGCACAATGTAATtgtattactctccaagcaaaggttcagCTCTGGCTAATTTTCACGTGATCTATGCGGCTTttgtcgggttttctattttataCTATTTCTATGTCTATTGTTATCTTCATGTCTTTTGGTTGttagacatgaagaaaatggtagaaaatagaaaacccgacaaCTAATGCCTAAATCATTTCAAACACCGAACTTTTGCTCGGAGAGTAATTTGATAAAAAGTTTTGCATGCTGCTAAGGAAGCAAGTAAAGAGAGGCCACGTCACAGCTTAAACCATGCGTTTTGCCAGGACAACCATGCCAGAACCCACCGCTTCTGTTCCTAATGAGTATACCATAGCATTAAGTTGCACAGCTTAATGATAGCCCATGCAGAGCCCACCATATTATCTTTACATATGAAGTACAGCTCTCCCAGAAAACACCTTGTGGGGTAAGGCAACGTGCTGTGGGGTGTAAGAAAACCATAACAAGATGTTATTAACCAAGTCTGAAAAATATCTCTTCTTCGGTTGACTGGAAGGGGTTGGTTTTGGTTGTGGCGCGTTTTGTGTATCGTCGGGTCTTGGCTCCGAAACAGCACTTTCGGTCTTCGAAGCTACGGTCCAAACGGTGGGATCCGAGACCGCAACCTCTGGAGCGGGTACTGGAGGTTTGGGTTTGGCTTCTGTGTCTGCAAGTAAGGAAGAAGGAAGGGTTCGGTTCCAACCGTTGGGCTCCGAGACCGGAACCTCTGGAGTGGGTTCAGAGCCCGATGTTGAGGGTTTAGGTTTGGCTTCTGCCTCGGACTGAAAGAAGGATGGAGGGAGGGCCTCCTCGACATCAATGACAGCTATCGTCCACTCCCCCATAGGGTAAGATAACTGACACCTGGATCAACATATAATTATAACCTCAACTTTAATTGGAGAGTATAGGGGATGGGGTAGGGAAAGGCCACAGTTGATGCCTGGATACAGAGCGTACACCAACATCACACAGGTGTCACTGTCGGTATTGGTGAATTGGACCAAGGAATTCGAagttatcccatactacaaatCCAGTATTAgctagataagccttaagttaagctatagaactgtaattatgtagatgccatactgtgtaccttgtacaattgttgtgcaataaagttctctatgtaacctccttgattggaCTTTTTTAGGGGTCACGTATAATTGCCCTAATTCTATGATTTGTTGCTGACTAAATATCGTAACAAGACCTTGAACTACATGCGGTGTCTGTATCTACTGTTACTTTATTACTATTCTCAAATTTATGGCTAATTAAAACCCTGCCCTCATATACAACAAGGAGACACATTTTTGTAATATCTGGACAAGTGTCAGACTATACAGTAATGCATACACTGCTTGATTAAGTCCGTCGTTGTATATTATAAGATTCAACAGACTGAGTGTAAATAAACCTCTGTAAATAGCTTCGTCAGTAGTTTGAGTAGAACGATTTACAATTTCTGATATAATGATTGCAgtattttattcatatttcaaaAATATCGTGAAGATGCTGTACACCCATTCTTCAATTAGTACTTGTTATGCCTACACctatatatatcattttctaCAAATATGGACCATTTTTGAATGAGTCAAATCAGTCAATACATTCACGCACAATTTGAGACTATAGGTACATTCAACAGTGTAAATAAACCTCTGTATTGCTTCGTCAGTAGTTTGAGTATGACGATTTACAATTTCTCTTAAAATCACGATAAACGTAGCTGCtgtgacaaaatatggtatgTAGGCTTAGGCAATATCCAATGCCATGCCGTTGTATGGTAACAGGTGTCAGAACTATAAAAACGCCCCTGTCGCATGTAGTAACATTGATAAGTGTTTGGGGTTTGGCCTGGACGTAAAAGATATATGTCTCCTGACACACAAGTCCCTGTATTAGGCTAAATAGTATCCTAAAGTTGTAAAAATACCAACAGCTTACCTTTCGTTGTAGGGTTTCCTGTGACCACTTCGTTCAGGGTTCGCTTTTAGACAAATACAGACTAGAGTTGTCTAACCCACACTACGTGTTTCTGCATTCCTGTGCATCCATACATTCAGTGACTTGTCCAACCTGTTTTACCACACGTCGCATCAGAA harbors:
- the LOC118405563 gene encoding flocculation protein FLO11-like, coding for MGEWTIAVIDVEEALPPSFFQSEAEAKPKPSTSGSEPTPEVPVSEPNGWNRTLPSSLLADTEAKPKPPVPAPEVAVSDPTVWTVASKTESAVSEPRPDDTQNAPQPKPTPSSQPKKRYFSDLFTKLSAISTLGRAAKAKPVDPEEISIRRDSDPPSPQPVEKDSDPPYPEPVEKDTTVQVTTMADVNATQLEVHPEPTVPDRMVDVKSSDVVQRDTEQDSGTYDDGQDNVSVSSDNTTNSDQLYTDTEDPPTADPESVVPVHDELTEAGNTQAATGEGEAAPATTEQQGDDNKEKKKKKKTPGCTGNLFSCMKKPGSKKKKETTKNGEPEKGTEEPVQESKEEVRKEEQKEDAEKEDETYEEVTPPVGDNKNSTVQKEA